The Branchiostoma floridae strain S238N-H82 chromosome 6, Bfl_VNyyK, whole genome shotgun sequence genomic interval ACGCGCATGTGCAGTGATAGAAATtatgggtaacatgtcaaaggtgaatgcccctgAGACGTAAACAAATAATGTCTTgacattattatgcaaatctagACAATGATCGAGACGAGTATTGTTTACAAGTCAGTGGCCTTTACTTGCGGATGCGCATTCGGAACAGCGAAAACGCTCATTGATGACAATTTCCGTTACAGATAGGACGAATATAAAGTGGAGGATTGAAGCTGGTAATGGTGATGCGGTGCACTTGGCGTTCGACCATTTTGATCTGGAAAGGCGCCAGGTACTGAAACGGAACTGTAGCTGGGACTTTGTCGCGGTGTACGACCATAACAACAATTTGAAAGGTAGGCTCTTTCAGATCACTCCACATTTACGATTCAAAGTtgatttcatgttttataaaaCCCACAAACCATATAGACTTTACCTTAAACTGTGGAGTGGATCTTGATTTACTATGAAATTAGTTATCACTTGTGTTTCATTTGATTTCACTTACTGTACCATGTATTTAAGTGTATCATAGTACTTCCGTTGATGTACTATAATTGTTTACTATCATTGCTGTTTTGAATTATCATagaactgcaaaattaaatattttctttcatttcttcaGATAAGTTCTGTGGGAAGGTGCTACCCCCAGAGGTAGAATCCAGCTCCACCGTCTTGTCTGTAGCTTTTGTGTCAGATGCTACTGTATCAAGGTCTGGCTTCTCTGCAAGATACTGGGCTAGCGATGCACCGGCATTAGGTAAAGGATTTTCATCCAATGATATACTCTGTTGTTGTAAGATCTTGTCAGTGATTCGAGTTTATGGGTGACATCGGGACATGcataatttttgtccattttccaAATTTAAAGGAAAGTCTGCAActagaagatgtgaaagaaagcacgctcacatcagttttttgGGTTCCCTGGGGATATTACCGATATAGGATATCACCTACATAGTACAATCAGcttggtgtgagtggttcagaATATGGTCGTATGGCCGCATTTGGAgcaaattgctgtcgtattgaggtcgtctgagttagcaccgaatggcaaccgctccagacccttgcttCTCGCTGTTTAGCCCCTGGccgcaaagagagagtagtcggcccatccAGTTATGCATGTAATGTATCTTTTACAGTCTTCAATAGTGTTGGATTGCTGCTTCCCCTTATTCCATCATTCTGAAAATGCCGTCTTGCACGATGATAACATGACTGGTGCGCATTCAATAAGCTAGTCTTTCAATTCCACTGGTATTAATTGGATTTGTTTGGATATGTAATGTCTGTATATTCGTATACACATATTTTATTAATATAGCTAAATTTAATTTTATTTATAAAACATCTGTATACGAATATGCACATGTTTAATAAACATAACATAGCTTTCTTGTTTATAGATTTGCATCTATCGCACTGCAGTAGACCCAATTATGGGGCATGAAAATACAATTTACTTTAGTTAACTGTTGTGCCATCATTCTTCAGAAATAATGCCTGCCGGCGCCATGGGAAGTGTCAACTTTGTTCCTTTCGACGTCCCCGATGAGTTTTATAACTATTGTAAAGACCTGGACTTCGACTCGGTTGCGATCCCCAACTTCTATGGCCACGGAAGTGTTTCGGAGATCCTGACGTCACGGCAATGGCAGGAGATGACGACTGTTGACCGTTCGTGCCATCCGCAAATCCAGCCATTTCTATGTTCACTCTTGATGCCTCGGTATACAACAAGGTAACTTAAAAGCAGGTCTAAGCTTCGACCTTAGTGTACACTCCTGGTTGAACTAATAGATAAAGATAGATGTATGTGTTCAATGGTGGGACCGGATAGTAACTTTTCACGAATGAAAAGGCATGATGGTATATAGTTACAGATATTAGATTGGCATGTTACGAAATACCTTTTCGTAAAAGCTCAGtcgatcactcactcactcactcgctcactcgctcactcgctcactcgctcgctcactcgctcacccactcactcactcactcactcactcactcactcacccactgattcgctcgctcgctcactcactagctactcacccacccactcacttgCTCCCTCAGTCAATCAGAAAGTTCTTCTTCGTCAATCAGAAAGGCATTGAACATAATAGAATTTGAAAGCAGCAAATGTTCCAGTTCAAATACATCAGAAACCTACATTGCGAAGACTAAACCTTTGCATCCTTATATTAGAAATGAACTGCCCTGTCAGTCATGGTGCAGAGAGGTAAAGTCGTCATGCTCATCAACAGACATCGACTGTGAGAGTCTTCCTATCACTGGATGCGTCAACTTGGAACCTCCCGAAGGTATAGTGAAAGCAACGGAACACACGTATCTGAAACTGATCAACTTGAAAGACTTACGTCGTTCTTTGTGTAGTCTGATACCAGTATAGCAGTTTGTGTAGTAGTTGTCTTCTGTAGTCCGTGCTCGAGGCAGTAGTTAGTCTTTTCTATTTGGTGCTCGAGGCAGCAGCAGCatcagcagtagtagtagtattggTGGGGGtggtagtagaagtagtagtagtagtatagtagAAGAAGTAGTTGTAGTAATTATAATGATCTATAGCAGTAGTGTTTTCTATTTGGTGCTCGAGGCAAGTGTCAGTCAAAACAATAACACTTTTAAAAGAATATTGTGCATGAGTACCAACGATGGTAACATCGATATTTGCATTCTACTTCAGATTGCTACTACGGTAATGGAGAAAACTACAGAGGCGTGGGAACTCTACCGGAGGGAAGCGGGAAGACGTGCCTTAATTGGACTAATGTGCTTGAGCCATTGTTTGGACAATTCAAGTCCCACTTGGACTGGGTTGATAAGCGTGAGAACTACTGCCGAAATTTAGGGCTGGGTCAGTATTCTTCCCCCTTTCTTGAAATTCTATACTTTTTAAACCGTGTGTTTTTATAGTTACCTTTtaaaatgcattatttttttactgtctgttTGATTTTGCCTGTCTGTGTTTTACAGGCTTTTTTTATCAAGAACCCTTCTGTTTTGTGAGAACCGTCTTTGATGGCGAAGAATACCCACTCCCAACGCCATGTGGTTTGAAGCCTTGCGATGGTAAGTTTTTCGTCCTTCCTGTCCACATACAGGGCTATGATAAGGCTAGAAACATTTGTCCGAAGTGTTTAGTCCAAAATTACTCGGAGCAGTGTTCATTAGTTTTTGCTAATCTGGTGAGTTCTTTactttagagtccattccaagacaccatgagggtttttaggcgcaaaaagcgaccccttacgattggacttccgGAATTcccaacaaagtgtgcgttactttcaacacttttaTATCATAGGAAAACATCTGGGTAGAAGGTAAAAAATGGTTTGGGTGCCCAAAATTACTTTGCTACTTTTCTATTATCGAAAGAAGGCTCACCCTGGGGGTTACCGCTAACGcgtagcgaacccttcggtaaccgcaaaaagcgaccccttacgattggacttccagAATTCCCAACGTCGAATTAGTGACGATtttccttcaactttgacatataacTTCCATTGCAATACGCTGTACATACGCATATTCACATTGAACTACTACTAGCCTTATTCTCACGTCTTTTCCAGTTCCTGGCTGCGGACTTCCCCCTGTTGTGGAATCTGGGAGCAGAAGTCCGGTGCAAAATTTCTACAGGGTAGGAGAGAGCGTCTCCATCAGCTGTGATGTAGGCTACGTCATAGAGGATGACGACATGTCGATAACATGTGCAGGAGATGGAACATGGAACAAGGAATATCTACGGTGTACTGGTGAGTTTGTCTTTAGTAGTATAGTTTATGAGTTTCTAACATGGATCCTACGTTACCATTTCCCCCGATCAATTAGATATACAGCACGAGGGAAGTATTAGAAACAGTTACATGACAGAATCTACCTCGACATGACTTCCATACGGTCCACACGAATTAGTGACTTTGACAAGTAACCTGTTTCTTCAGTTAAATGCTCTAATGTTGTTTCTTATCTACCAGTTCATTCTATTGATGCTAAGGTAGATATCAACTATTGTTTCGCTTCAATACTTAATGCTTTAATTTGCTATAAATTTACATGTCTCTGATAGAAAGTATATATAGGTCATAGGTTATTTTGAAAAGCAATTTCTTGAATTGCAACTCTCTATAATTACGTACACAGTATAACTTGTGAAGGACCCATAACGAACTCTTCTGCCGTTTACTATGCAGTTGACCACAGGCTGCAGCTTGCCAATACTCTGCTTGCTTCAGAACGGTACTCCCCACAGCTGGCACCCAGTCGGAATCAGGTCAACGTGATCTTCGAAGCTGCAGTGGTGGAGATAATCGACGCTGTAAGTGCGACATCTAGCGTTCCCTCTTCGTATTGCAGTTGCCACAGTTCATGACAAGGACGTTATGCTATGTGCAATTTGCGATGCTTTTACTATGAGATGTTTTAACATTTTTCTGCTGTTTCAGGACGAAAAGAACGAGAACATGTTCGCATCGATCGCTTTCAGGCTGGTAAGTGTTTTGGCTGTTTTACACTTTAACTTCTTTGCTTTGACACAGTCTTATTCAtatattatcaaaatgtataaaagtaaagaaaaataataagTGAGGCAAATGCGACATAGTGTATAAACAATGCTTTCGCAAAATGTTGCTCTCGTCATATAGCCTTTTCATGGTAACATGAAATGTGTCACACAGTACCTATTGTGAATGTTGTTAACGTTGTTAACTGTTTTGCGTTTCTTCTAGCGATGGAGGGACAACCGTCTTTTTTGGACCCCCACCAAGTACGGTGGAGTCTCTGAGCTTGTTGTGACCACGAAGGATGTGTGGATCCCCAAAGTCTTTCTACAACGAAAGTGAATATCCGTCTTTTCTCTCATTACAGACACATgatttgaatactagtaatttgcTCCATAGATTTTTTCATTGagacaaaaaaacaatgctTGATGGTAAAAAAatacgggtcttagtggcaaatgtgcaAATGTTGACACACGGGCGGAACCAAATCcataggtgtttttggcacctttagacagattagccgtgaggctcagtgggcgtcactccaccgtcatgggggcaggggcagagcgagtatcgaactcgggtcCTACTGACTccgattccaacgctctagtcGTTGCGCTACACTGTCACCATGCTTATTGATGCCACCAGGAAAAATAGTCTCTTCTTGACCCAGGTTTCATTCATAAATTTCACGATTGATAAAACGTATGTCCATAGCTGTACTTTGGCTGCTTAAATCTCTTAAGTCTCTGATAACGAGAAAGATCTAAAACATTACCAACAATGACTATGTTGATTACTACAGCGGCGACGCTAAATTCAGTGACTTCCCCGATGCTCCCGTGACAGTCAGCAGTGATGGGCTAGTGGAGTGGGACATCATTGATCTACTCACGACAACATGCGATCTCGGTAAGTTCTCTCAAATAAGAATTGTTGTCTGAAAGCGAATAACTATGTGTAACTGCGTAGCGAGTATATGGTCACGCTTGATACGTAAATTGTTCATGCTTACAAggcacatacatatacatcatgTCATGTACATAGTATTACGCACATGCTTGATACGAATACGTACAAGGTTCTTCATTACACAACTAGGATGTATGTACAATCAGCAGGCGACGTTTTGATTACCGCCTGCCACCCCTCTGACGGCAATACTAACTGGTTCTATCCTAAACTGCAGaagaga includes:
- the LOC118417835 gene encoding uncharacterized protein LOC118417835 encodes the protein MDRQRIEAFFVILLLFVVFACGQRSARSTGGTTAPPAQFIVLQAERGREGYLTSPGFPENYPNRTNIKWRIEAGNGDAVHLAFDHFDLERRQVLKRNCSWDFVAVYDHNNNLKDKFCGKVLPPEVESSSTVLSVAFVSDATVSRSGFSARYWASDAPALEIMPAGAMGSVNFVPFDVPDEFYNYCKDLDFDSVAIPNFYGHGSVSEILTSRQWQEMTTVDRSCHPQIQPFLCSLLMPRYTTRNELPCQSWCREVKSSCSSTDIDCESLPITGCVNLEPPEDCYYGNGENYRGVGTLPEGSGKTCLNWTNVLEPLFGQFKSHLDWVDKRENYCRNLGLGFFYQEPFCFVRTVFDGEEYPLPTPCGLKPCDVPGCGLPPVVESGSRSPVQNFYRVGESVSISCDVGYVIEDDDMSITCAGDGTWNKEYLRCTVDHRLQLANTLLASERYSPQLAPSRNQVNVIFEAAVVEIIDADEKNENMFASIAFRLRWRDNRLFWTPTKYGGVSELVVTTKDVWIPKVFLQRNGDAKFSDFPDAPVTVSSDGLVEWDIIDLLTTTCDLEPALFPFDTMECPVCLGANTRVERFHCPKRNDNRNATEHNTHIENFMACGEESVDVADQWNARWTIAVNEGVFGSGCINMKFDRIPTFHFCTTLFPVIILSLLMCITFVLPIEKGDRLSFGMTILLSMVVSLVFITEVLPAKGSMPAVALLIVVYMCMMGFFLIVTVIVIRISSKDKDLPPILKKVFLRYVARLVLLGDLTKPTQGHTVLKVDDFEMAKGMMGNDSKSSQAEPNHLLEVLLSLKESVNNLSNAVETFGTSKPSEATEDEPAKTDYSKLARVLDRLCLILYVCGLIISIPIVRFSADNN